A single region of the Nocardioides sp. W7 genome encodes:
- a CDS encoding glycine hydroxymethyltransferase has translation MSDLDALTSSAYSQALEVIASVEPRIAAATRQELADQRGSLKLIASENYASPAVLLTMGTWFSDKYAEGTVGHRFYAGCQNVDTVETLAAEHARELFGAEYAYAQPHSGIDANLVAFWSILAHRVEGPWLEKAGSKNVNELTDADWESLRKELGNQRLLGMSLDAGGHLTHGFRPNISGKMFHQQQYGTDPETGLLDYDVVRAKAKEFKPLILVAGYSAYPRRVNFAKMREIADEVGATLMVDMAHFAGLVAGKVFTGDEDPVPHAHVVTTTTHKSLRGPRGGMVLATKEYAPSVDRGCPMVLGGPLSHVMAAKAVALAEARQPAFQTYAQAVADNAQSLAEGFKSRGAKLVTDGTDNHIVLLDVSSFGLTGRQAESALLDAGVVTNRNSVPSDPNGAWYTSGVRLGTPALTTRGFGHDEFDNVAELIVQVLQNTEAGTTKAGGPSKASYTLAEGVADKIKDASAEMLDKHPLYPGLELS, from the coding sequence ATGAGTGACCTCGACGCCCTCACCAGCAGCGCCTACTCCCAAGCACTCGAGGTCATCGCCTCGGTGGAGCCCCGGATCGCCGCCGCGACCCGCCAGGAGCTCGCGGACCAGCGCGGCTCGCTGAAGCTGATCGCCAGCGAGAACTACGCCTCGCCCGCCGTCCTGCTGACCATGGGCACCTGGTTCAGCGACAAGTACGCCGAGGGCACCGTCGGCCACCGCTTCTACGCCGGCTGCCAGAACGTCGACACCGTCGAGACCCTGGCCGCCGAGCACGCCCGCGAGCTGTTCGGCGCCGAGTACGCCTACGCGCAGCCGCACTCCGGCATCGACGCCAACCTGGTCGCCTTCTGGTCGATCCTGGCCCACCGGGTCGAGGGCCCGTGGCTGGAGAAGGCGGGCTCGAAGAACGTCAACGAACTCACCGACGCCGACTGGGAGTCGCTGCGCAAGGAGCTCGGCAACCAGCGGCTGCTCGGCATGAGCCTGGACGCCGGCGGCCACCTCACCCACGGCTTCCGCCCCAACATCAGCGGCAAGATGTTCCACCAGCAGCAGTACGGCACCGACCCGGAGACCGGGCTGCTCGACTACGACGTGGTCCGCGCCAAGGCCAAGGAGTTCAAGCCGCTGATCCTGGTCGCGGGCTACTCGGCGTACCCCCGCCGGGTGAACTTCGCCAAGATGCGCGAGATCGCCGACGAGGTCGGCGCGACGCTGATGGTCGACATGGCCCACTTCGCGGGCCTGGTCGCCGGCAAGGTGTTCACGGGCGACGAGGACCCGGTCCCGCACGCCCACGTGGTCACGACCACCACCCACAAGTCGCTGCGCGGTCCGCGCGGCGGGATGGTGCTGGCGACGAAGGAGTACGCCCCCAGTGTCGACCGCGGCTGCCCGATGGTGCTCGGCGGACCGCTCAGCCACGTGATGGCGGCCAAGGCCGTCGCGCTGGCCGAGGCGCGCCAGCCGGCGTTCCAGACCTACGCCCAGGCCGTCGCCGACAACGCCCAGTCGCTCGCCGAGGGGTTCAAGTCCCGCGGCGCCAAGCTGGTCACCGACGGCACCGACAACCACATCGTGCTGCTCGACGTCTCCTCGTTCGGGCTGACCGGCCGGCAGGCCGAGTCGGCGCTCCTCGACGCCGGCGTCGTGACGAACCGCAACTCCGTCCCGTCCGACCCGAACGGCGCCTGGTACACCTCCGGCGTCCGGCTCGGCACGCCCGCGCTGACGACCCGCGGCTTCGGCCACGACGAGTTCGACAACGTCGCCGAGCTCATCGTGCAGGTGCTGCAGAACACCGAGGCCGGGACCACCAAGGCCGGCGGGCCGTCGAAGGCGTCGTACACCCTCGCCGAGGGAGTCGCCGACAAGATCAAGGACGCCTCCGCGGAGATGCTCGACAAGCACCCGCTCTACCCGGGTCTCGAGCTCAGCTGA